In Bacillus sp. NP247, one DNA window encodes the following:
- the speG gene encoding spermidine N1-acetyltransferase produces MSQELKLRPLEREDLKFVHELNNNAHIMSYWFEEPYEAFVELQDLYDKHIHDQSERRFILEKDNEMVGLVELVEIDYIHRRTEFQIIIDPNYQGHGYAAEATRLAMDYAFSVLNMHKLYLVVDKENEKAVHVYKKVGFIVEGELQDEFFVDGNYHNAIRMCMFQKQYFENK; encoded by the coding sequence ATGAGTCAGGAATTAAAGTTACGTCCTTTAGAACGGGAAGATTTAAAGTTTGTACACGAACTTAATAATAACGCACATATTATGTCTTATTGGTTTGAAGAGCCGTATGAGGCATTTGTAGAACTACAGGATTTATATGATAAACATATACATGATCAAAGTGAACGCCGTTTTATCCTGGAGAAAGATAATGAGATGGTTGGATTAGTCGAGTTAGTGGAAATCGATTATATTCATCGAAGAACTGAATTCCAAATTATTATTGATCCGAATTATCAAGGACATGGTTATGCAGCGGAAGCGACGCGTTTAGCGATGGATTACGCTTTTTCTGTATTAAATATGCATAAACTTTATTTAGTTGTTGATAAAGAGAATGAAAAGGCTGTACATGTTTATAAAAAGGTTGGATTTATCGTGGAGGGTGAGTTACAAGACGAGTTTTTCGTTGATGGTAACTATCATAATGCGATAAGAATGTGTATGTTCCAGAAGCAATATTTTGAAAATAAGTAG
- the psiE gene encoding phosphate-starvation-inducible protein PsiE translates to MKSFNIDHYIASVLQWILNIALIILSIVLSIFLINETITFIQYIFSAKKYTSYKLVESIIVYFLYFEFIALIIKYFKSNYHFPLRYFIYIGITALIRLIIVSHEEPMETLLYAGSILVLVIALYISNMRDLRKE, encoded by the coding sequence ATGAAATCATTTAATATCGATCATTATATAGCTAGCGTGTTACAGTGGATATTAAATATAGCTCTAATTATATTGTCCATTGTTTTATCTATCTTTTTAATTAATGAGACAATCACGTTTATTCAATACATATTTTCGGCGAAGAAGTATACATCTTATAAATTAGTTGAAAGTATCATTGTCTACTTCTTATACTTTGAGTTCATCGCATTAATCATTAAGTATTTTAAATCGAATTATCATTTTCCGTTACGCTATTTTATTTATATCGGAATTACGGCTTTAATTCGATTGATTATTGTATCTCATGAGGAACCGATGGAGACGTTATTATATGCAGGATCCATTCTTGTTTTAGTCATTGCTTTATACATATCAAATATGAGAGATTTGAGAAAAGAGTAG
- a CDS encoding RNA polymerase sigma factor SigX codes for MLKIKKEDRPFSDVTFEDLFKQNYVYVVKQIVWIVKNQTIAEELAQEVFLQLYRNDWKRIEHLPGWLIKSSTYVAYKYLRSEKRHQARVDKTIQYHEVQHISSLDDDWIRQEEITKVQMVLSNMDERDRTILLMRFSDFQYKEIAEVLQIDISSIGTLLVRAKQKFRKIYKQLEEA; via the coding sequence ATGTTAAAAATAAAAAAGGAAGACAGGCCTTTTTCGGATGTGACATTTGAAGATTTGTTTAAACAAAACTATGTTTACGTTGTGAAACAGATCGTATGGATTGTCAAAAATCAGACTATCGCTGAAGAATTAGCCCAAGAAGTCTTTTTACAGCTATATCGCAACGATTGGAAGAGAATTGAACACTTACCTGGATGGCTAATAAAATCTTCTACTTATGTAGCGTATAAATATCTACGATCTGAAAAACGACATCAGGCGAGAGTAGATAAAACCATACAATATCATGAAGTACAACATATTTCATCATTAGATGATGACTGGATTAGACAAGAAGAAATTACAAAGGTACAAATGGTACTCAGTAACATGGATGAACGGGATCGAACCATTTTATTAATGAGGTTTTCTGACTTTCAATATAAGGAAATTGCAGAAGTGCTTCAAATTGACATATCTTCTATTGGAACATTATTAGTCCGAGCCAAACAAAAGTTTCGTAAGATTTATAAACAGTTAGAGGAGGCGTAA